In Lepidochelys kempii isolate rLepKem1 chromosome 8, rLepKem1.hap2, whole genome shotgun sequence, a single genomic region encodes these proteins:
- the CTBS gene encoding di-N-acetylchitobiase isoform X2, producing the protein MRRLLRAGACTSRGCPVLLLALLRLGWSSGACPCREPALCRPIAGAREFEVFVFDVGRKSWKFYDWSQITTVAAFGKYDPELLCYAHSKGARVVLKGDVPVKEIIDSANRTAWIAQQVDLAKKQYMDGINIDIEQEVREMSPEYYALTALVKETTDAFHREIPGSQVTFDVAWSPACIDKRCYNYSGIADACDFLFVMSYDEQSQVWTGCIARANAPYSQTLDGYDDYINMSIEPKKLVMGVPWYGYDYRCLDLSKDSLGHFHQVWYDNPESISLKAAFAKKRGLRGIGMWNGNCLDYSRSSVAEQQTEAMWRALRP; encoded by the exons ATGAGGCGGCTGTTGCGGGCCGGCGCGTGCACGTCCCGCGGCTGCCCTGTTCTCCTTCTCGCGCTCCTGCGCCTGGGCTGGAGCAGCGGCGCGTGCCCCTGCCGCGAGCCCGCGCTCTGTCGCCCCATCGCCGGCGCCCGGGAGTTCGAG GTCTTTGTGTTTGATGTTGGAAGAAAATCTTGGAAGTTCTATGATTGGTCACAGATTACAACTGTGGCAGCTTTTGGAAAATATGACCCTGAGCTATTGTGTTATGCTCATTCTAAAGGAGCCAGGGTAGTACTAAAAG GAGATGTACCTGTGAAGGAAATTATTGACTCTGCTAACAGAACAGCCTGGATAGCTCAACAGGTGGACCTGGCCAAAAAGCAGTATATGGATGGAATTAATATAGACATAGAGCAAGAAGTTCGTGAGATGTCACCTGAATACTATGCATTAACGGCTCTGGTTAAAGAAACTACTGATGCTTTTCATAGAGAAATTCCAGGATCACAG GTCACCTTTGATGTGGCTTGGTCTCCAGCATGCATAGACAAAAGATGCTACAACTACAGTGGGATTGCAGATGCCTGTGATTTCTTGTTCGTGATGTCTTATGATGAGCAGAGTCAGGTCTGGACAGGATGTATTGCAAGAGCCAATGCTCCCTACAGTCAGACCTTAGATG gaTATGATGACTACATTAACATGAGCATTGAGCCAAAGAAGCTTGTGATGGGTGTTCCCTGGTATGGCTATGATTATAGATGTCTGGATTTGTCTAAG GACTCTCTTGGTCATTTTCATCAAGTATGGTACGATAATCCGGAGAGCATTTCCCTGAAGGCAGCGTTTGCAAAGAAACGTGGTTTAAGGGGTATTGGcatgtggaatggaaattgtCTTGACTACTCCAGAAGTTCTGTAGCAGAGCAGCAGACTGAAGCAATGTGGCGAGCCTTGAGACCATAG
- the CTBS gene encoding di-N-acetylchitobiase isoform X1: protein MRRLLRAGACTSRGCPVLLLALLRLGWSSGACPCREPALCRPIAGAREFEVFVFDVGRKSWKFYDWSQITTVAAFGKYDPELLCYAHSKGARVVLKGDVPVKEIIDSANRTAWIAQQVDLAKKQYMDGINIDIEQEVREMSPEYYALTALVKETTDAFHREIPGSQVTFDVAWSPACIDKRCYNYSGIADACDFLFVMSYDEQSQVWTGCIARANAPYSQTLDGYDDYINMSIEPKKLVMGVPWYGYDYRCLDLSKDHVCSLPNIPFRGAPCSDAAGRQVTYGTIMKQVNSSISGSLWDEEQKAPYYEYKDSLGHFHQVWYDNPESISLKAAFAKKRGLRGIGMWNGNCLDYSRSSVAEQQTEAMWRALRP, encoded by the exons ATGAGGCGGCTGTTGCGGGCCGGCGCGTGCACGTCCCGCGGCTGCCCTGTTCTCCTTCTCGCGCTCCTGCGCCTGGGCTGGAGCAGCGGCGCGTGCCCCTGCCGCGAGCCCGCGCTCTGTCGCCCCATCGCCGGCGCCCGGGAGTTCGAG GTCTTTGTGTTTGATGTTGGAAGAAAATCTTGGAAGTTCTATGATTGGTCACAGATTACAACTGTGGCAGCTTTTGGAAAATATGACCCTGAGCTATTGTGTTATGCTCATTCTAAAGGAGCCAGGGTAGTACTAAAAG GAGATGTACCTGTGAAGGAAATTATTGACTCTGCTAACAGAACAGCCTGGATAGCTCAACAGGTGGACCTGGCCAAAAAGCAGTATATGGATGGAATTAATATAGACATAGAGCAAGAAGTTCGTGAGATGTCACCTGAATACTATGCATTAACGGCTCTGGTTAAAGAAACTACTGATGCTTTTCATAGAGAAATTCCAGGATCACAG GTCACCTTTGATGTGGCTTGGTCTCCAGCATGCATAGACAAAAGATGCTACAACTACAGTGGGATTGCAGATGCCTGTGATTTCTTGTTCGTGATGTCTTATGATGAGCAGAGTCAGGTCTGGACAGGATGTATTGCAAGAGCCAATGCTCCCTACAGTCAGACCTTAGATG gaTATGATGACTACATTAACATGAGCATTGAGCCAAAGAAGCTTGTGATGGGTGTTCCCTGGTATGGCTATGATTATAGATGTCTGGATTTGTCTAAG GATCATGTTTGTTCCCTCCCAAATATTCCTTTCCGAGGGGCTCCATGCAGTGATGCTGCAGGGCGTCAGGTCACCTATGGAACAATAATGAAGCAGGTGAATAGTTCTATTTCTGGGAGcctgtgggatgaggagcagaaGGCTCCATATTATGAATATAAG GACTCTCTTGGTCATTTTCATCAAGTATGGTACGATAATCCGGAGAGCATTTCCCTGAAGGCAGCGTTTGCAAAGAAACGTGGTTTAAGGGGTATTGGcatgtggaatggaaattgtCTTGACTACTCCAGAAGTTCTGTAGCAGAGCAGCAGACTGAAGCAATGTGGCGAGCCTTGAGACCATAG
- the SPATA1 gene encoding spermatogenesis-associated protein 1, translated as MSFSQTRPPTSELVELHVFYVPEEVWNFTLNTVSAALTSKFISAGFIRVPRHVTLRVLREQLGDFLGEDAVADKFIFLKHIGKKLAVVKAKQETELKLKLFAPPHALHPELYLLPGVDHLEIAYSSSSTPDTQHFNVESHRSPHGPSTLSLPKKKPEKSPTFLEGPQKHTLRQNQEDSSSLEWSETAKEMIPVLHIKPEQSLNNRTQEKKIPHRRKDQIGSNGSLHIPSSLNPTKWESGKNPTSLESAQKNHLSQDQKESNTLRWSQKDKGTLSGHHVKQSIEQAKNNETQENYIPPGKKEEIPIVVGANVENRCNLKAIRMGRNTTGDSEIPESLEDGDKEYLHNKKSPQPSGMGESGADSGINQDDKTDKNNVTHLEYSSRYISPPPPPALSINRAQVPIFQTEKSKMVEQLKQMKAERRHMERTREELVKKVKGLLEQNKLRRYHARDAWKKKYFETKKATTSLEDILNKLRQDLELYYQKLLLQLEARDIRKRPNNLTHIANAKNTTIIQITTVQHEIDQLKRKLDNTKMKLIIEIKMRKQAASDLRALRAELAQKKIQSSLILQSETPIF; from the exons GGTGCCTCGTCATGTCACACTGAGGGTACTGCGGGAGCAGCTTGGAGACTTCCTGGGTGAAGATGCTGTTGCAGATAAGTTTATATTTCTGAAACATATAGGGAAAAAGCTAGCAGTG GTGAAGGCAAAACAAGAAACAGAACTGAAACTCAAGTTATTTGCTCCCCCACAT GCACTTCATCCCGAATTATATTTGCTCCCTGGAGTGGACCACTTAGAAATTGCTTATTCATCATCATCAACTCCAGATACACAGCACTTTAATGTAGAATCCCATAGGTCTCCCCATGGACCAAGTACTTTAAGTCTTCCAAAGAAAAAGCCTGAAAAAAGTCCAACATTTCTAGAAGGTCCACAGAAACATACTCTCAGGCAGAATCAGGAAGATTCTAGCTCTTTAGAATGGAGTGAGACAGCAAAAGAAATGATTCCAGTTTTGCACATAAAACCTGAACAAAGCCTGAACAACAGGACTCAGGAAAAAAAGATTCCACATAGAAGGAAAG ACCAAATTGGATCCAATGGATCTCTCCACATACCAAGTAGTTTAAATCCCACGAAGTGGGAATCTGGAAAAAATCCTACATCTTTGGAAAGTGCTCAGaaaaatcatctcagccaggatCAGAAAGAATCTAATACACTTAGGTGGAGCCAGAAAGACAAAGGGACTCTTTCAGGTCATCATGTAAAACAGAGCATTGAACAAGCCAAGAACAATGAGACTCAGGAAAATTACATTCCCCCTGGAAAAAAAG AAGAAATCCCTATAGTGGTGGGTGCAAATGTGGAAAATAGATGCAATCTAAAAGCTATCAGGATGGGAAGAAACACTACAGGGGATTCTGAAATTCCAGAATCATTGGAAGATGGAGACAAGGAATATTTGCACAATAAGAAAAG TCCTCAGCCGTCTGGAATGGGAGAATCTGGGGCTGATAGTGGTATCAATCAGGATGATAAG ACAGATAAGAATAACGTAACTCATCTTGAGTATTCAAGTCGAtacatttctcctcctcctccaccggCTCTTTCTATAAACAGAGCTCAAGTTCCCATATTTCAGACAGAGA AAAGCAAGATGGTTGAACAACTGAAACAAATGAAGGCAGAAAGAAGGCACATGGAAAGAACTAGAGAGGAACTGGTTAAAAAAGTCAAAGGTTTGCTTGAACAAAATAAGCTGAGGAGATATCATG CCCGTGATGCATGGAAAAAGAAATACTTTGAAACTAAGAAAGCTACCACTTCATTGGAGGACATTTTAAATAAACTGCGACAAGATTTAGAGCTTTACTACCAAAAGTTACTGTTGCAGCTGGAAGCCAGAGATATCAGGAAACGACCAAACAATTTAACACACATTGCAAACgccaag AACACCACAATCATCCAGATTACAACAGTGCAGCACGAAATTGATCAACTGAAGAGAAAGCTGGATAATACAAAAATGAAACTCATAATCGAAATTAAG ATGAGAAAGCAGGCAGCCTCTGATTTACGAGCATTGAGAGCAGAGCTGGCACAGAAGAAAATTCAGTCATCTTTAATACTCCAGTCTGAAACACCAATATTTTAG